Genomic window (Flavobacterium oreochromis):
CATAGAGCCGTTAAGAGCCGTTTTTTTAAGTATTGTTTTTTTATTACCTTCTTGCTATATCCAAAAAACATTTTGTTGTTTTTGTTTTTCGGTAGTTTCTTTTAACCATTCTATATTAAACCAGATAAATTCATCAGGAACTATAGTTAATGATTCATTAGGGGTAGATTGTTTTTCAAAAATTGGACCTTTTACATAATGTATTTTTTTTTATTCCTCCACTTATAGCTTAATTATTTTTGAGGATTTTCAAATGCTATTTCTATACCATCATGTTTAGGCTGTTTTTCGTATATTTTTCATAAGTTTATAAGTGGATTTATTTTGCCTTATTACATCTTTATTAACATTTTTGAAATTTTGTAGACTTGCTTCTGTTCGTTGTCCATGGTCTATAATTTCAATACAAGGAGTACCTGCTATAGCACATACTGTTTTACTGGTTTCTATAATCATATTTCCTCCATTGCTGAGGGTTACATTTTTATAAAAATCTTTCCATTCTGTTATCATGGGTTTGCATGGGGGAGGTGGATTTCCCATTTTTGGACAGTTACCAAAGGTGTTTTTTTCAAAAGTAGAACTGCCTATTTCTTTTGTAGTTACAATTAGTTTTTTAGTACCTTCTTTGTCGTTAGCATATTCTTTCTGGTGGGATAGAACCTTGATTTTGTCTGTAGTTTGACCAAATTGACATTTGCATATAGCACCTTGTACTACAATGTGTTTTTCTGCCATAATTGTTAATTTTAGTTTAGTTTAGTTGAATTGTAAAAATAGTTTTTATTGACTGTCTTTAAAAATTAATTTTTTCTTTTATTTGTTGTTTTTAGATGTTTGTTTAAAGGCTCAATAGTAATTAGAAGAAAGATTTCTTTTTAAGAGAACTCTTTTAAAATTGAACGTTAATAAATGAAAAATGTATTTAAATTAGTTAAAGAAACATTTTATTAATATTAAATATATTTTTATTATTTATGAAGGTAAATGGTAATTTTTAAATTAAGGGAAAAAAGAGATAAGGGTGATAGATAAAAGGTCTAATAAAAAGATTATATGTAGAGAAATTTTAATGTTAGCAGAGTTTAATTAAAGAAAAGGCTGTTTTTAAAACCCTTCAAAAACGCCTAATCCGAATAAAGCAAAATCATATTTTACAGGATCTTTTGGATCCATTAAACGTAAATTAAGGTCTAATTCATGTAATGCTTTAGCATCGTTTTGTTTACGACTTAAAAGACCTAATTTTCGAGCTACATTGCCCGAATGAACATCTAAAGGACAAGATAATGAAGAAGGGGAAATTTGTTTCCATATTCCAAAATCAACCCCAGAAGAATCTTGTCTACACATCCAGCGTAAAAACATATTAATTCGTTTAGCCGCTGAATTATTTAAAGGATCAGATAAATGTTTTTTAGTTCTTTCTAGATGAGAAATTTCGAAAAAAATATTTTTTAACTCACTAATTGCTTTTTGTGTAGAATTATTTTTAGTATGCTTTGTAAAGATATTTTCTAAGCCATTATGATGTAAATAAATGTGTTGAAGGCTTTTTATAAATTGTATAAAATCCTTTCCATTAAAAGTTCTATGTACAAAAGAATTTAGTTTTTCTAGTTGAGTTGAATTATGATTTAGAATAAAATCATAAGGTGAATTACCTAATAAGCTCATCATTTTTTGTGCATTTTTAATAATGATCTTCCGATTGCCCCAAGCGATAGTAGCACTTAAAAAAGCAGCTATTTCAATATCTTCTTTAATAGTAAAGGAATGAGGAATTTGAATAGGGTCACTTTCTATAAAGTCAGGACGATTATATAAATTTACTTTTTCGTCTAAAAAATCTTTTAATTCTCTTAATTCCATTTTAATCAAGAACGACTTCTATGTTGTTAATGTCTTTTATATTACCATCTACAATTGTAATTTTTCGATCAGCCATGTCAGCTAAATCTTCATTATGAGTAACAATAACAAAAGTTTGATTTAGTTCGTCGCGAAGTTTAAAAAATAATTTATGTAAATTTTCTGCTGTTACCGTATCTAAATTACCAGAAGGTTCATCTGCAAAAATAACTTTTGGTTTATTAATCATCGCTCTAGCTACAGCAACTCGTTGTTGTTCTCCTCCAGATAATTCCATAGGTTTATGATTCATACGATGTTCTAATCCTAAGTAGGCTAATAGTTTTTTAGCTTCACTCTCTACTTCTGTTTTGCGTCTTTTAGCAATATATCCTGGTATACAAACATTTTCTAATGCTGTAAATTCAGGTAGAAGTTGATGGAATTGAAAAATAAAACCAAGATTTAAATTTCGAAACTTAGATAATTCT
Coding sequences:
- a CDS encoding DUF4280 domain-containing protein, encoding MAEKHIVVQGAICKCQFGQTTDKIKVLSHQKEYANDKEGTKKLIVTTKEIGSSTFEKNTFGNCPKMGNPPPPCKPMITEWKDFYKNVTLSNGGNMIIETSKTVCAIAGTPCIEIIDHGQRTEASLQNFKNVNKDVIRQNKSTYKLMKNIRKTA
- a CDS encoding TIGR02757 family protein, producing MELRELKDFLDEKVNLYNRPDFIESDPIQIPHSFTIKEDIEIAAFLSATIAWGNRKIIIKNAQKMMSLLGNSPYDFILNHNSTQLEKLNSFVHRTFNGKDFIQFIKSLQHIYLHHNGLENIFTKHTKNNSTQKAISELKNIFFEISHLERTKKHLSDPLNNSAAKRINMFLRWMCRQDSSGVDFGIWKQISPSSLSCPLDVHSGNVARKLGLLSRKQNDAKALHELDLNLRLMDPKDPVKYDFALFGLGVFEGF
- a CDS encoding ABC transporter ATP-binding protein, which gives rise to MIKATNIHKYFGQLKVLKRVNLQIRKGEIVSIVGASGAGKTTLLQILGTLDQPSFKNRKGINLTSSLEINGQDVLKMNDKELSKFRNLNLGFIFQFHQLLPEFTALENVCIPGYIAKRRKTEVESEAKKLLAYLGLEHRMNHKPMELSGGEQQRVAVARAMINKPKVIFADEPSGNLDTVTAENLHKLFFKLRDELNQTFVIVTHNEDLADMADRKITIVDGNIKDINNIEVVLD